Part of the Cercospora beticola chromosome 5, complete sequence genome is shown below.
GGCTCTGTCTCAGCGGAAACAGCTGCATGTATAGTGTTTCGACTGCAATCACGAGATGGCGAGAGCAACTGCCTCCGATGTGCTCCGCATAAACTCCGACACAGCCGCTGGCCTATGAGCGACATGCAGGGGCATCGCTCCACAACGATGAGGAACATGCGGGGGCGGCAGTGAATCAGCGGCAATTGCAGCTCGGAGTATGTGGGTAGAGCCATGAAATCATTATTGAAGCAGAGCGCTCTTTCTTGTTGCGCTGTCTCTTCTACCTTCCTCAGCTATTCCGGATCCTCAAAGATGGTTGATAGCTCGCCGTCGCTCGAAATGCTCTCTCTCCTTCGCCATTATGCTTGCGATGAAGTCGAGATAAAACTTCCTGGAGCCTTGGAGACCAGTGGCTTGCTGGAAATATCCCTCGTGCGTGCTTCGCACGTGCTAGCGAGAGCATGCCAGCATCTTTCTACATGAAGTGCACCGACGTGCGGGAGACTGGCAATTCCACGGCAATATGTGCAATTGTATCTGCCTAAGCAGTGCTGCAGTGTTTCCCCTTTCTGGCGCGGTTGGGGATTAGCATCAAGCTGTTCAAGGAGGCTCCTGTGTCGTCACCTGCAGCTCGTGTAGTTCGTCCTGAACGGGAGGCAGAGGCTTGTTTCAACCCGACTCGAGCACATCAACCATACCCAATGTGCGGTGAGCAGCTGTGGCCCAATCGGCCGCTTGCCTGACCTTAGCCTTGATTTTGTGTATCAAAGCAACGACATCCTTCTCGCTGCCATCATCCATCTGCCAATCGCCAAGCTTGTGACTATAAAGATCCAAGATGACCAGCAGAACATCGTACATCAGATTGATGTATTGTGGATGACCGACATATCTGTGCACCATGGTCATGATGGGGAGGAGCCGGTATGCCGAACGTTCGGCCAATGCCGTACGCAGTGCACTCCGATGTCTCAAGACTGTGATCAAGGTCATGAGCTCGTCTCTACTGTGTTGTTTAGAGCCGGACACCGGCAGGATCTCATCCAGTGCTTTCGCATATTCACCTGCACGCAAGTTCTTTTGCCAggacttcagcttcttttgGCGCGGGCGGTCGTTGCCAGTGATGACAATGTCGGCGCCCTCGCCTTTGAAATCTTTGCCTCGATCGCGCGCCCGAATGCCCTGTCGCATATCCTTCTTTTTTTGTTTCCGCTCGTATTCGTCCGCCTCGCCTGCCACCAAAGCCGCCATCTTCTTTTCTCTCTCTCGCACCTTCGCCTTTTCCGCGCCTGCCAATCGTGTTCGGAGTGACAGCAGGCCGCTTTGAAGTCCGACTGCCAGATGCCTATCGTCTCGTTCGCCATCGCTATTAGCTGCTCCCGGCACAACCGCCAGACTCAGAATGGGCGACGGGTATTTGAAAGCGGCGACGACCTCCCAGCTGGCGGTGTTGTGCACTTTGACATGGCCATCCAACGCTCCGGTCAATATGCGCGTCCCGTTCTGCGCCGAAGAAAGTGCCATGACATCCTTTTGGTGGGAACGAATCACATGCTCAGCCTGTCCCGCTACCAGATTGACGATGGAGACTTCATTGCCCGCCGCGACTGCTAGACTTGCGCTGTTGAGGGAGAGTATATCCTCGACCTTGTTGCCAAACTTGAAGGTCAAGGCCGATCGCCCGCCGTTCTGTCTCGTGTCCCAAATACGCACTGTCTGGTCGTAGCTGCCACTGACGAGCATATTTCCGCCATGGCCTGGCAAGTAGCCGCCAGTGCGCACATAGTCATCGTGTCCAATTCCAGTCCACTTTGCAGCGTCTTCAGTCAAGTCCCATACGCGCACCGTTCGGTCGTCGCTGCAACTCATCAAGTCTGTGAGCACGCTTGGGCTCCACCGCACGATATGCACAGGTTGCTTGTGTGCATGCTCGCCCCGCCATTGTCTCAGGATAGCGCGTGATCCTGTATCGAAGGCCTGTATGATGCCACTGTCGCCTCCCGCAAGCACAATGCGGCCGTCGCGCCTCAGAACACCTGATCGCGCTGTGTCGTCCACGCCGAATCTGCTGATTGTCTTGACCAATTTTCTCGTCTTAGTGCTGTACGTCTGTACTCTGCTACCACTCGTGATTGCAAAAGTGTCTGCTTGCGAGCCTGAAGGGTTGTAGTCGGGAACGGTGATGGACGTGATACCGGCGTTGTGAGGCGATGGGAGCAGAAGCTGATTCTTGAATGTCTTCCAATATGTTGTGTCGACCGTCTCTGGCGCTGGACCCGGAGCCGATCGTATGGGTGCAACGGGTTTCACCTCGGCGGCCATGACTGCTACAACTTGGTATGGTCGTGTGCTATCGCATCATGCAGTTGCACAAATCGACGTTCGAAGCTTCCGCTGGCATACTTTTTTGCTAGCGGTTCGGATACCGGCAACGCTAGTCATGCCAGCCCTTCTTGGGCTTGGCAGGGCTCTCGTCGCGAGATCAAGCGCAACGCGTccaccttcaccttcaccatCCCGTCGTGCAAGTCGCATCGCCACGTCCTACCTGCCGCGATCAACGCCCCATGCACCCAGCACTGTGCAGAACTGCGAATGGCGCCGCATGCTGATGCCATTCTTCTGACCGCGCTCGAGCTCAAGCGTGAACTCATGGTGGACAGGTGAAGTTttcgtcctcatcgaccAGCAGTCTCTCCACGGGCAGGGCCCAGACTTATATTCATCAGCGGTCCAGCCTAGACTATCCGCAGGTCCGATCTTTCCGATAGCCACTGAAGGCTTTTCGGCTAGAGCGAgtctgctggcagcatgcGAATATGGCAAGCACCACGCGTGGCAAAGCGTTCACTTGCGCGAACCGCAACAATTCACAGATCGTATGAGACCTGCATCCTATATGCGGCATCGTCAGGCCTGGCTCGGGGTCGTAGACTCGCGCAGACCACGCTGAGGAATGACTGTGCACTCTGGAATGCGTGTGTTGGCCGCTGCAACAACCGGAATTCTGGTCCGCTGTGCGCCGACACGGCTAGtattgccagcagcagccgtcGATGGTCATTTGATGGTCTTGGACCATGCTTTTCGGTGCTGAAATCTGTCGGCGATTTCTGAGATACCTGAGCGGTCTTGTTGATGCAACGTGAGCTGTGCTAACGTGACCAGAGATCTGACAGCAGCACGGAAAACACTGTGAGCACGCTTAGAGATGCCACTGCCCGCAATGCTATCTCGCGTGGATTCCTGAATACGGAAAGAAGACAGCACAAATTCCTGCCGAACTACCAAATAACAGTCCATCTGCATTCCTGAGCGAGCGCGCTACCGCACCCAGCAACACGGTCTGTTTTGCGCAAGGCGCAAATATACATACACCTTTTCGATATGAGTTCCACCGTCAACCACCTCTTGTTGGCCGTTGTCGCGTGTGCGCCTTGGTCAGAGTCTCTCGTTTACTCACCTCACCTTCGTTTTGTTTCTTGGTTCCTCTAGCACGCCATGGTTTCTTCGAACACTCCTCTAAGGAGTCTGCTCCTCGGCTTATGGCTGAGCTATCCACTTCCTCTGAGCGCACAGGACAACTCAGCATGTCTTATTGTCTCGAGATTCATCCAGACTTACACCGTCCGCGAGCAAGCCGTATCGATTAACACCGATGTCCTCACAAATACTACATTCTACCCGATCCCTCAAGCGCCTGTCACGATCACCAATGCGCCGACAAGCATCAACGCAGTGTCCACTTTTCGATGGACCCAAGCAAACGTGCCCATGTCAATCATCAGTTCTCCATACGCGCCCTCTACAGCCCTTGCATACCCAAGTCTGGCACAGTCTGGAGCGATGTCCACACCATATCCTGATCTGGGCGACTACTATGTTATTGCAGCAATGGGCGCACGAGGAGCACAAAAGCGTCAGGCTGGCGGTGTAAGTGATGTGCACAACAAGTAGCATATAGAAGCTGACATGCAGTCAGACATATATCAACGGCAACGGCACAGTATCCAACGATTGTACAACAACGCCAATCTACCAAATCCGCAATGGCAGTCTCAGCGCTATCATCAATGGCGTAGCTTACACCTACTCCACTGAGCCTGGTGTGCCTTATCAGCTATTTATCCCATCGACTTCTCCTGGCACCATCCAGTCGACGTTCTCTCTCGCGCAGGCAGGTGAGCTTGTATGGATGAACACCGGCTTCGCAAGTGGTGAAGCTCAATTTTGTTCCATGAACAACGGAAGCATCTACGCAGTCTTCCAGGATGGAGCGGCTCCACAAGGCTGTCTGAAGGTGCAGCTGACGCTGTTCTCGACGTCTTCTTGTGCTGGACTCATCTTGTCGACGATTGTTGGCGTACGTATCAAACTCGAGTGATGGAAGACACGTTGCTAAGACTCTTTTCTAGCCTACTGGTCCAACGGGTCCTACCGGTCCGACTGGTCCTACTGGTCCAACTGGTCCTACAGGTATTTCCGGTGCTGTAGGAGCGACAGGTGCTACGGGTGCTTCAGGTGCCTCAGGCGCGGTAGGCGCTACTGGTGCTTCAGGTGCGGTTGGTGCCACAGGTCCGACGGGTGTATCAGGTGCCGTCGGAGCCACTGGAGCCTCAGGAGCAGTCGGAGCCACTGGAGCCTCAGGTGCAGTTGGAGCCACTGGAGCGTCGGGTGCAGTTGGAGCGACTGGAGCGTCGGGAGCAGTCGGTGCCACTGGAGCCACAGGTCCAACGGGTGCATCAGGTGCGGTCGGAGCCACTGGAGCGTCAGGTGCAGTCGGAGCCACTGGCGCATCAGGAGCAGTGGGAGCCACTGGAGCCTCAGGAGCAGTCGGAGCCACTGGAGCCTCAGGAGCAGTTGGAGCCACCGGTGCATCGGGTGCAGTTGGAGCCACTGGAGCATCGGGAGCAGTCGGTGCCACTGGAGCCACTGGTCCAACGGGCGCATCAGGTGCGGTCGGAGCCACAGGTCCAACGGGTGTCTCAGGTGCCGTTGGAGCCACTGGAGCGTCAGGAGCAGTTGGAGCGACTGGTGCATCCGGAGCCGTCGGTGCTACTGGTGCTTCAGGCGCAGTCGGAGCCACAGGTCCAACAGGCGCATCGGGTGCAGTGGGCGCCACAGGAGGTAAGAGTCCAAGGCCCAGTTTTGATCGCCTTCGCTAACGTACTTTGTAGCATCTGGTGCAGTTGGAGCGACTGGTGCCTCAGGTGCTGTTGGTGCTACCGGTGCTTCAGGCGCTGTCGGAGCCACGGGTCCAACGGGTGCATCAGGCGCAGTAGGCGCTACAGGAGGTAAGAGTCCAATGCCCAGTTTTAATCGCACTCGCTAACAACTTTATAGCATCTGGTGCTGTCGGTGCTACCGGTGCCTCAGGTGCTGTCGGTGCCACTGGTGCTTCAGGCGCTGTCGGTGCTACCGGTGCTTCAGGAGCTGTCGGAGCAACTGGTGCTAGTGGTGCAGTGGGCGCCACAGGCGGTAAGCATCAAACTTGGGAGCTTTGAGTTGTAGAGGCTAACGTGCTTCCAGCAACCGGTCCAGCTGGTCCTACCGGTGCTTCAGGTGCTGTCGGTGCTACCGGTGCCTCAGGAGCCGTCGGAGCTACTGGTGCTTCAGGAGCTGTCGGAGCAACTGGTGCTAGTGGTGCAGTGGGCGCCACAGGCGGTAAGAATCAAGATTGAAGCTTGGGGTTGTAGAGGCTAACGTGCTTTACAGCGACCGGTCCAGCTGGCCCTACCGGTGCTTCAGGCGCTGTCGGTGCTACCGGTGCCTCAGGAGCTGTCGGAGCAACTGGTGCTAGTGGTGCCCCGGGAGCTACTGGAGCTTCTGGAGCAGTGGGCGCTACAGGAGGTAAGTCAGCTGAAGCACATGCTACAAGTGGTGCTTGCTAATATACTTCACAGCAACGGGTCCAACTGGTGCCTCAGGAGCCGTCGGAGTAAGTTCACATGTCAAGGAATATCGGTTCCGTTTCTAATGAGCGCGACAGGCCACTGGTGCTACCGGTGCTACCGGTGCTACCGGTGTCTCTGGAGCAGTCGGAGCTACTGGTCCTGCTGGATGTAAGTCTACCAAGCTTGTGGTGTTGATGAGATCTCGCTGACATTTTGATAGCTGCTGGTGCCTCAGGAGCTGTCGGTGCAACTGGTTCTCGCGGAGTAAGTTACAGCCCCTTGCATAACATTGTACTGCTTAGCTAACATGACGATAGCCTTCAGGACGTAAGACCATCCTTTGCCCGTTCAGTGAGACGATACTAATTCCTCTGCGCAGCTTCTGGTCCTCCTGGCCCAACGCCTTCGGCCTACGCTCGATTCGGTTACCTAGGCTGCTTCGTACAGACGGGCAACAGCGGTTCGTCAACCGGACTCGCTCTGCCTATTTACGGAGGCTCGTACGCAAATGCAGCGGCCGCAGCCTGCAGAGATCTAGCCATCGCTGCAGCCGTCATCTATTACGAACTTGTCAACACTGGATCATCAACAGTGGACTGCTTCTACGGCGACCAGATCACATACGTCACATCGTAAGTGAACATCACCCACATATTGACATGTGTTCACCAGACTGACATGAATCCAGGCAAACCGGTGGACTTGGACTGAATGGCGCAACGGGCGACGCAGGAGACAACAACTGTTATCCATGCAACGGAGGCCCGGTCCCTGGTTCGATTGCAGGAGCTTGCGGCAACCAGACAGTCGGGACTGCAGCAATTTATGCGCGAGCCTTCTAAGATATGTAGAAGCAGCAACGACGTTCCGGTGCCGAATGTTGGATGTAGATATGCTATGCGGCTTACACACAAGCATAATTATTAGCGCTCATGTTGCCTTGCGCTTTCGGTACAACTTTCGGACGTGTTTCATGGTGCTCTGTTACAGCCATCTGATCTGATCTAATCGCTTCCGGCGACCCGCGAGTGACATGTTCGTTCTCGTCGGTGTTCTCAGCATGCCTTAGCCGCCTCCGTGGTCGTTCCAGCTCGTGCTCAATGTTGGAACCCTTGGTGAGTACCGTACGTTGCAGCTGACTGATCGAGTACAGCAGGTGAGGTTGAAAGCGCTTTGACTCACGGCGCTTTTCCGTCCTGCTTCGTCATCAAGTCTTTGCCAACACTGCACAACCTGAAGTGTCTCACTTCGAACTCGCATCGCTCGGATCAGAGCACACCAGAGTCCAGCCTGACCCGCTTCTTCCGCTGGTCAACTTACCGACACTTTGAAGTTACATCCGAAGTTCGGCACTGCAACAACGCCGCGCGCTATTCCGAACATGAAGCCATTCTGTCTCGCACGCGTGCTACTGCGCCGCAAGCCATCGTGTAGAGTGGACTTGATACTGCCTCACTCTGAACGAAACGACAAGGCTTGATGTGCCTGGGCCTTATCATGCAGGACCCATCCGGCGGCTGTTCCGCTCGTTTGGATCTTACCAAGCACATTCACACATTATTGCAACATGTCGCTTACGACAGACAGAAGAGCTATCTTCCCGGTCACACATATGGAGCCTTGGCATCGGCCCACGTGGCGCTGTTCCAGCATAGCCCGTTGCTGTCGTTATCTCGCACGCCAATTTGCGTGCGACCACCACTGGCAATGCAATTTTTTCTTCCTCAAGTGAAGCTCGCTTAAAAACTTTCGATCCACCGCCGACACTGCACTGCCAACTTCTAGCCAGTCCAGACGCCGGTTTTCGGGGCCATTGGCATTCTGCCGAAGTTAAACATTCACCCAGGCTCAAGAGAGCATGCTCGTCCGGGCCTCACTCCCGAGATCAAGGCTAAGGTGACGACGGTATCGGCGCCAAGAGCTTCTGTCACACGCGCCATGCTCTCTTGGAACGTTTCTGACCACCTCCATCGGTCGACATCGTCTGACGTTGACGAGCCTTACTGTTCGCCTGAGCACAGACCGACTGCTAGCGGGCTCGCTTTTGCTCCGGGCGAGACCTTTGATATCATTCTCTGCGACAAAGACGAACTGCTCGGCTTCGAAGCGGGTCAGCGACCGCATGCAGTAAGTACGCTCGAGACGACGCGGCGGTTTGCATCGACGAAGGTGAGACACGAACGTCCACTCTGTTGGCCAAGCCGCCTAGAACGAGTAAGTACTTAGAAAGGTATATGGTTGCTCTTCCCAGTTTCCTTTCAAACTTTCGCCCGGTCCTTCTTCAGCGCGACAGGTTCGTGGCGAGTTTATTTACGATCAACGATACACGATGCAAATGATACTATCATCGCTGCTTGCGGCAGCTGGGCTTGCCTCTGCTGCTAGGCCGTGGCTGGAATTCCCAGACACTGGCGCAGTTGAACAGTTTGGCACACTCGAAGAAGGAGGTGCATTGCCCAATGTTTCCGATGTTGTTGGGTTGCCAGATTTCGATTACCTAGCTGGAGAGTATATGAGCTTGATGAattatacctactatcgcaATGGCGCTGCAGGCGAATGGAGCTATCGGAATAACCTGGAGATCTTCCAGCGCATGCGCTTCAGGCCGAGGG
Proteins encoded:
- a CDS encoding uncharacterized protein (antiSMASH:Cluster_15~SMCOG1173:WD-40 repeat-containing protein~BUSCO:EOG09261MMR); the protein is MAAEVKPVAPIRSAPGPAPETVDTTYWKTFKNQLLLPSPHNAGITSITVPDYNPSGSQADTFAITSGSRVQTYSTKTRKLVKTISRFGVDDTARSGVLRRDGRIVLAGGDSGIIQAFDTGSRAILRQWRGEHAHKQPVHIVRWSPSVLTDLMSCSDDRTVRVWDLTEDAAKWTGIGHDDYVRTGGYLPGHGGNMLVSGSYDQTVRIWDTRQNGGRSALTFKFGNKVEDILSLNSASLAVAAGNEVSIVNLVAGQAEHVIRSHQKDVMALSSAQNGTRILTGALDGHVKVHNTASWEVVAAFKYPSPILSLAVVPGAANSDGERDDRHLAVGLQSGLLSLRTRLAGAEKAKVREREKKMAALVAGEADEYERKQKKKDMRQGIRARDRGKDFKGEGADIVITGNDRPRQKKLKSWQKNLRAGEYAKALDEILPVSGSKQHSRDELMTLITVLRHRSALRTALAERSAYRLLPIMTMVHRYVGHPQYINLMYDVLLVILDLYSHKLGDWQMDDGSEKDVVALIHKIKAKVRQAADWATAAHRTLGMVDVLESG
- a CDS encoding uncharacterized protein (antiSMASH:Cluster_15), yielding MVSSNTPLRSLLLGLWLSYPLPLSAQDNSACLIVSRFIQTYTVREQAVSINTDVLTNTTFYPIPQAPVTITNAPTSINAVSTFRWTQANVPMSIISSPYAPSTALAYPSLAQSGAMSTPYPDLGDYYVIAAMGARGAQKRQAGGTYINGNGTVSNDCTTTPIYQIRNGSLSAIINGVAYTYSTEPGVPYQLFIPSTSPGTIQSTFSLAQAGELVWMNTGFASGEAQFCSMNNGSIYAVFQDGAAPQGCLKVQLTLFSTSSCAGLILSTIVGPTGPTGPTGPTGPTGPTGPTGISGAVGATGATGASGASGAVGATGASGAVGATGPTGVSGAVGATGASGAVGATGASGAVGATGASGAVGATGASGAVGATGATGPTGASGAVGATGASGAVGATGASGAVGATGASGAVGATGASGAVGATGASGAVGATGASGAVGATGATGPTGASGAVGATGPTGVSGAVGATGASGAVGATGASGAVGATGASGAVGATGPTGASGAVGATGASGAVGATGASGAVGATGASGAVGATGPTGASGAVGATGASGAVGATGASGAVGATGASGAVGATGASGAVGATGASGAVGATGATGPAGPTGASGAVGATGASGAVGATGASGAPGATGASGAVGATGATGPTGASGAVGATGATGATGATGVSGAVGATGPAGSAGASGAVGATGSRGPSGPSGPPGPTPSAYARFGYLGCFVQTGNSGSSTGLALPIYGGSYANAAAAACRDLAIAAAVIYYELVNTGSSTVDCFYGDQITYVTSQTGGLGLNGATGDAGDNNCYPCNGGPVPGSIAGACGNQTVGTAAIYARAF